From the genome of Solibacillus sp. FSL H8-0538:
GCTTGGCTAGTAGCTTTGAAGAGCCTACACCCTGGGCACAAAATACAGTGTTGCAGGGAAAAACGGATGGGAATCGTTATTTCGCATTACATTTAACAGAACCACAGCGTATTACCGTTACGTTGGAAAACGATAACCTCAAATGGCCATTTGCAGTTACCGTTTTTGATGAAAACCACAATGCATTAGGCTCTGTCGTCTCGACAAAAGCTGATGAAGACGACATAAAAACAGTGAGCAGCATTGATTTACAAGCTGGTCATTATGTAATACAAATTCATTCTTACTACCATCAGCTCCCTGTCGATTTTATTGCTTCTTATCAATTAGAAGATATCGCTTCAACAGACTTGGAACCAAATGACTCGATTGACCAGGCAAATAAAGTCCCGCTAGAAGGCAACATTACTGGCACGGTCCATCAATATTTAAATAGTAATAAAGATTACTATACCTTCGATGTAACCGAACAAGGTCTATTTACAATAGAAGCCTCTACCTTTTCTTCCGCTGTAGATCGAGACACGCCTGCTAATGGTTGGTATGAACTCTATAACGAAAACGGCGTTAAAGTCCTCGATAACCTACTTCGAGACAAAGTGAAAACAAATACGAAAAACTTCGTGCAGCCCGGGACCTATACGTTACTCATTCACTATACAAACCGTGTTGAAACAGAAATGAGCTACACATTAAAAACGTCATTTGAGCCAATAAACGAAAATACAATCATATCGAACGGTACAAATAATAGTTCAACAAGAGCACAACTCGTACCACTAAATACACCAATTGTGGATATGTTTTACAACAATACGAGTTACGGCAGTTGGCACCATTATTACAAAGTAAATTTACCAAAAGATATGCCTATTCAAATTACTGCAAGCTCAGAAACAAGCGGCTTAAGTATTTTTATGGATTATTCGTACAATCCGCACCTTGCTGGAAACTATGTACCTGAACCAATTACGCTCACTACACAAGGTAAAGCGGGCGATAATATATTTGATTTCAAATATGCCTATGGACCAATCACACGTGTAGACTATAGCTTTACAGTAAACGCACAATATTTCTTGGATGTTCCATTTAGTCATCCGTATTTCAATGAAATCGAAACGATGCGTGCAGCAAGTGTAATTCATGGTTATCCGGACGACACGTTTAAACCAAATGAAGC
Proteins encoded in this window:
- a CDS encoding S-layer homology domain-containing protein, giving the protein MKKLLIHSIAFIATILAVPLNSLASSFEEPTPWAQNTVLQGKTDGNRYFALHLTEPQRITVTLENDNLKWPFAVTVFDENHNALGSVVSTKADEDDIKTVSSIDLQAGHYVIQIHSYYHQLPVDFIASYQLEDIASTDLEPNDSIDQANKVPLEGNITGTVHQYLNSNKDYYTFDVTEQGLFTIEASTFSSAVDRDTPANGWYELYNENGVKVLDNLLRDKVKTNTKNFVQPGTYTLLIHYTNRVETEMSYTLKTSFEPINENTIISNGTNNSSTRAQLVPLNTPIVDMFYNNTSYGSWHHYYKVNLPKDMPIQITASSETSGLSIFMDYSYNPHLAGNYVPEPITLTTQGKAGDNIFDFKYAYGPITRVDYSFTVNAQYFLDVPFSHPYFNEIETMRAASVIHGYPDDTFKPNEAILRKHVFSLLNNVDTLELPVVRAATTFTDLPMSHPYHDIIQLFYKAGIVDGFKGNITPDSTLSRAQLAKILVNTFNLTLQGEVKSFDDVKTADWYYEDVQILASYGITTGSNGNFMPNAPVSRQHFAAFLNRTLSVLK